A portion of the Vicinamibacteria bacterium genome contains these proteins:
- the lepB gene encoding signal peptidase I, producing the protein MSLEPTGIEPLAGEPIALSASAGESRTRVWRAVWELLHDLSVAVLFCFFLITFVAQAFRVQGTSMLPLLEDGERIIVNKFGYRFHPIERGDVVVFWYPRDPTVSFIKRVVGLPGDTVEVKGGDVYISGHAVREDYIPPRFRDDESFAPVEVKKGYYYVMGDHRNSSNDSRSWGEVPEKYIYGRAVFRFWPLAKMGAIH; encoded by the coding sequence CTGAGCCTGGAGCCCACGGGGATCGAGCCTCTGGCCGGGGAGCCCATTGCCCTCTCCGCCTCGGCGGGGGAGAGCCGGACGCGCGTCTGGCGCGCGGTCTGGGAACTCCTTCACGACCTCTCCGTGGCCGTGCTCTTCTGCTTCTTCCTGATTACCTTCGTGGCCCAGGCCTTCCGGGTTCAGGGGACGAGCATGCTCCCCCTCCTGGAGGACGGGGAGCGGATCATCGTCAACAAGTTCGGCTACCGTTTTCATCCCATCGAGCGGGGCGACGTAGTGGTGTTCTGGTACCCCCGGGACCCCACCGTCTCCTTCATCAAGAGGGTGGTGGGCCTGCCCGGGGACACGGTGGAGGTGAAAGGGGGCGACGTCTACATCAGCGGACACGCGGTCCGGGAGGACTACATCCCTCCCCGCTTCCGGGACGACGAGAGCTTCGCGCCCGTGGAGGTCAAGAAGGGCTACTACTATGTGATGGGCGACCACCGGAACAGCAGCAACGACAGTCGGAGTTGGGGTGAAGTCCCCGAGAAGTACATCTACGGCCGCGCCGTCTTTCGTTTCTGGCCCCTCGCCAAGATGGGCGCCATCCACTGA
- a CDS encoding outer membrane beta-barrel protein codes for MTTKWPWVLAITLLATSSRGVSQAGEPADPPTPAVEAQPPPPERPPEPPSSPSNPEWQYGGFADVGYLHDFNDPSNHLFRSRGTTFHVNEVDLNMAGLYLRKSTSETSRWGTELTLQAGKDSEVFGFSATAPNLAGSNWLRHLGPTNVSYLVPVGKGLTLQGGIFGSFIGYDSLYAKDNLNYTRPWGADFTPYFMLGVNAQYPFSAKLTATLLLLNGYWHLAHANNVPSAGGQLAYKATEHLTLKETVLYGPHQSDTSLALWRFLSDSIAEWKGERLTVAFDYFVGTERIAAPGNPRALWMSAQLPLHRVINPRLSLTIRPEVYWDRDGRTTGFQQTVKANTTTLEYRIPLRRASAILRLEHRIDDSRGPGGGFFNDGELSPGVVGLTPTQNLLGLGVILTFDSSSHP; via the coding sequence ATGACGACCAAATGGCCCTGGGTACTAGCGATAACCCTGCTCGCCACGTCTTCCCGTGGGGTGAGTCAGGCCGGCGAGCCCGCCGACCCTCCGACGCCGGCCGTCGAGGCTCAGCCGCCGCCCCCAGAAAGACCGCCAGAACCGCCCTCTTCCCCGTCGAATCCCGAATGGCAATATGGCGGCTTTGCAGATGTCGGTTACCTCCACGATTTCAACGATCCCTCCAACCACCTGTTCCGGAGCCGTGGCACCACGTTTCACGTCAACGAAGTGGACTTGAACATGGCCGGGCTCTATTTGAGGAAATCGACGTCGGAGACCTCGCGCTGGGGAACGGAGCTGACGCTGCAGGCCGGCAAAGATTCGGAGGTCTTCGGATTTTCCGCAACCGCACCCAATCTCGCCGGTTCCAATTGGCTCCGGCATCTGGGCCCAACGAACGTCTCCTACCTTGTGCCGGTCGGGAAGGGACTCACCCTTCAGGGCGGAATCTTCGGCAGCTTTATCGGGTACGACTCCCTCTACGCCAAGGACAATCTCAACTACACGCGCCCGTGGGGTGCAGATTTCACGCCCTACTTCATGTTGGGCGTGAACGCTCAATACCCGTTCTCTGCAAAACTGACCGCAACTCTGCTCCTGCTCAACGGCTATTGGCACCTGGCCCACGCCAACAACGTTCCCAGTGCAGGTGGCCAGCTTGCGTACAAGGCGACCGAACATCTGACCTTGAAGGAAACGGTTCTTTACGGGCCGCACCAGTCCGACACCTCGCTCGCGCTCTGGCGTTTCCTATCCGACAGCATCGCCGAATGGAAGGGGGAGCGACTCACCGTGGCCTTCGACTATTTCGTCGGAACGGAGAGAATCGCCGCTCCCGGAAATCCCCGAGCGCTCTGGATGTCCGCCCAACTGCCGCTGCACCGCGTGATCAACCCTCGACTCAGCCTCACGATCCGCCCTGAGGTCTACTGGGACCGCGACGGCCGCACCACGGGATTCCAACAGACGGTGAAGGCGAATACGACGACGCTCGAGTACCGAATTCCGCTCCGCCGCGCCAGCGCCATCCTGCGGCTAGAGCACCGCATCGACGATTCACGCGGACCCGGCGGAGGCTTCTTCAATGACGGAGAGCTGTCGCCGGGAGTCGTCGGCCTCACGCCAACCCAGAATCTCCTGGGCCTAGGGGTGATACTGACTTTCGACTCGAGCTCCCATCCTTGA
- the carB gene encoding carbamoyl-phosphate synthase large subunit, protein MPKDPTLHSVLVIGSGPIVIGQACEFDYSGTQAIKVLRKEGLRVSLVNSNPATIMTDPEYADRTYVEPLTPEVLTAILERERPDALLPTVGGQTALNLAVELSKRGVLDRLGTRLIGASRRAVEVGEDRRLFKEAMGRIGLEVPRSGFARRVGEARSVLEYTGLPAVIRPSFTLGGTGGGIVYNMEEFEDLVERGLDLSPVHEILIEESVIGWKEYELEVMRDRADNFVVICSIENFDPMGIHTGDSVTVAPAQTLTDREYQAMRNASRAIIREVGVETGGSNIQFAVDPRTGRMVVIEMNPRVSRSSALASKATGFPIAKIAALLAIGYHLDEIRNDITRVTPACFEPVLDYVVVKIPRWAFEKFPDANPTLGTQMKSVGEVMAIGRTFKEALQKGLRGLEISSSGFNRADLDDRRIKEKILSPDPDRIFYVKRALELGWPHAEIHRMTGIDPWFLDQVQQIVDMQREVVARAGGQALPPDSAPGGAPPPAPAPPGPGLPGVDDRTLRQAKRMGFSDLHLAQLTGASEAGVRARRIGAGIVPVYKRVDTCAAEFESHTPYLYSTYERECEAEPTDRKKVVILGSGPNRIGQGIEFDYCCCHASFAFKEEGYETIMINCNPETVSTDYDTSDRLYFEPLTFEDVMNVLELEKPAGVVIQFGGQTPLRLAVPLHQAGVRILGTSPDAVDLAEDRQRFSALLSQLKIPQPDNGSATSLEEAKVIARHIGYPVLVRPSYVLGGRAMAIVYDEGSLEGYVREAVKASPEHPILVDRFLEDAFEVDVDALGDGERVVIGGILQHIEEAGIHSGDSAMVLPTYRISAPHLETIRRYTRQLGLALGVRGLMNVQYAIKNDVVYVLEVNPRASRTTPFVSKATGVPLAKVAARIMAGKSLAAQGVTEDLTVSRIFVKESVFPFLKLPGTDIILGPEMKSTGEVMGISEDFGIAFAKAQMASGFQIPTSGTVFISVNNHDKAGVLPHARDLAEMGFAILATRGTAEYLNAHGVAAQMVYKVNEGRPNVVDLIKSRKIAIVFNTPLGRESFYDDGAIRKSATLHGVLVVTTLTATAATVHAIHALRERATDLVSLQEIHALARA, encoded by the coding sequence ATGCCCAAGGACCCCACTCTCCACTCCGTCCTCGTAATTGGCTCCGGACCGATCGTGATCGGCCAGGCCTGCGAGTTCGACTACTCCGGCACCCAGGCCATCAAGGTCCTGCGCAAGGAGGGGCTCAGGGTCTCGCTCGTGAACTCCAACCCGGCCACGATCATGACCGACCCGGAGTACGCGGATCGCACCTATGTGGAGCCCCTGACCCCCGAGGTCTTGACCGCCATCCTGGAGCGGGAACGGCCGGACGCGCTCCTCCCCACCGTGGGCGGCCAGACCGCCCTCAACCTGGCCGTGGAGCTGTCGAAGCGCGGGGTCCTGGACCGGCTGGGCACCCGCCTGATCGGGGCCAGCCGGCGGGCGGTAGAGGTGGGGGAGGACCGGCGGCTTTTCAAGGAGGCCATGGGCCGCATCGGCCTGGAGGTGCCCCGGAGCGGCTTTGCCCGCCGGGTGGGGGAGGCCCGCTCCGTCCTGGAGTACACGGGCCTACCCGCGGTGATCCGGCCCTCCTTCACCCTGGGGGGAACGGGGGGCGGGATCGTCTACAACATGGAGGAGTTCGAGGACCTGGTCGAGCGGGGCCTCGATCTCTCCCCCGTGCACGAGATCCTCATCGAGGAGTCCGTGATCGGGTGGAAGGAGTACGAGCTGGAGGTCATGCGGGACCGCGCGGACAACTTCGTGGTCATCTGCTCGATCGAGAACTTCGATCCCATGGGGATCCACACCGGCGACTCCGTGACCGTGGCCCCCGCCCAGACCCTGACCGACCGCGAGTACCAGGCCATGCGCAACGCGTCCCGCGCCATCATCCGCGAGGTGGGGGTGGAGACGGGGGGCTCCAACATCCAGTTCGCGGTCGACCCCCGCACCGGCCGCATGGTCGTGATCGAGATGAATCCCCGGGTCTCGCGCTCGTCCGCCCTGGCCAGCAAGGCCACCGGCTTTCCCATCGCCAAGATCGCCGCCCTCCTCGCCATCGGCTATCACCTGGACGAGATCCGAAACGACATCACGCGCGTGACCCCCGCCTGCTTCGAGCCCGTGCTGGACTACGTGGTGGTGAAGATCCCCCGCTGGGCCTTCGAGAAGTTCCCGGACGCGAACCCCACCCTGGGCACGCAAATGAAGTCGGTGGGGGAGGTGATGGCCATCGGCCGCACCTTCAAGGAGGCCCTCCAGAAGGGGCTGCGGGGGCTGGAGATCAGCAGCTCCGGCTTCAACCGCGCCGACCTCGACGACCGCCGGATCAAGGAGAAGATCCTCTCTCCCGACCCCGACCGGATCTTCTACGTGAAGCGGGCCCTCGAGCTGGGCTGGCCGCACGCGGAGATCCACCGCATGACCGGGATCGATCCCTGGTTCCTGGACCAGGTTCAGCAGATCGTGGACATGCAGAGAGAGGTCGTGGCGCGGGCGGGCGGCCAGGCCCTCCCCCCCGACTCGGCCCCGGGGGGGGCGCCCCCTCCTGCCCCCGCGCCCCCCGGCCCCGGCCTCCCCGGGGTCGACGACAGGACCCTCCGCCAGGCCAAGCGCATGGGGTTCTCTGACCTCCACCTGGCCCAGCTCACGGGCGCGAGCGAAGCGGGGGTGCGGGCACGGCGGATCGGGGCCGGTATCGTCCCCGTCTACAAGCGCGTGGACACCTGCGCGGCGGAATTCGAGTCGCATACCCCCTACCTCTACTCGACCTACGAGCGGGAGTGCGAAGCCGAGCCCACGGACCGCAAGAAGGTGGTGATTCTGGGCAGCGGGCCCAACCGCATCGGGCAGGGGATCGAGTTCGACTACTGCTGCTGCCACGCCTCCTTCGCCTTCAAGGAGGAGGGGTACGAGACCATCATGATCAACTGCAACCCGGAGACGGTCTCCACCGACTACGATACCTCCGACCGCCTCTACTTCGAGCCCCTGACCTTCGAGGACGTGATGAACGTCCTGGAGCTGGAGAAGCCGGCGGGGGTGGTGATCCAGTTCGGGGGCCAGACCCCCCTCCGGCTGGCCGTGCCCCTGCACCAGGCGGGGGTGCGCATCCTGGGCACCAGCCCGGACGCGGTAGACCTCGCCGAGGACCGCCAGCGATTCAGCGCCCTCCTGAGCCAGCTCAAGATCCCCCAGCCCGACAACGGGAGCGCGACCTCGCTCGAGGAGGCCAAGGTCATCGCCCGCCACATCGGCTACCCCGTGCTCGTGCGGCCCTCCTACGTCCTGGGAGGCCGGGCCATGGCCATCGTCTACGACGAGGGGAGCCTGGAGGGCTACGTGCGGGAGGCGGTGAAAGCCTCTCCCGAGCACCCCATCCTGGTGGACCGCTTCCTGGAGGACGCCTTCGAGGTGGACGTGGACGCGCTGGGGGACGGCGAGCGGGTGGTGATCGGGGGCATCCTCCAGCACATCGAGGAGGCGGGGATCCACAGCGGCGACTCCGCCATGGTTCTGCCCACCTACCGCATCAGCGCCCCCCACCTGGAGACCATCCGCCGCTATACCCGCCAGCTCGGGCTTGCCCTGGGGGTGCGCGGGCTCATGAACGTGCAGTACGCCATCAAGAACGACGTGGTCTATGTCCTGGAGGTGAACCCCCGCGCCTCGCGCACCACCCCCTTCGTGAGCAAGGCCACCGGGGTGCCACTGGCCAAGGTGGCGGCGCGGATCATGGCCGGCAAGAGCCTGGCCGCCCAAGGCGTCACCGAAGACCTGACCGTCTCCCGCATCTTCGTCAAGGAGTCCGTCTTCCCCTTCCTCAAGCTCCCCGGCACCGACATCATCTTGGGGCCGGAGATGAAATCCACGGGGGAGGTCATGGGCATCTCCGAGGACTTCGGCATCGCCTTCGCGAAGGCCCAGATGGCCTCCGGCTTCCAGATCCCCACCTCCGGCACCGTCTTCATCAGCGTGAACAACCACGACAAAGCCGGGGTCCTGCCCCACGCGCGGGACCTCGCGGAGATGGGGTTTGCGATCCTGGCCACCCGGGGCACTGCGGAATACCTGAACGCGCACGGGGTGGCGGCGCAGATGGTCTACAAGGTCAACGAGGGTCGGCCCAACGTGGTGGATCTGATCAAGAGCCGGAAAATCGCCATCGTGTTCAATACCCCCCTCGGCCGCGAGTCCTTCTATGACGACGGGGCCATCCGCAAGAGCGCCACCCTGCACGGGGTGCTGGTCGTGACCACCTTGACCGCCACCGCCGCCACCGTCCACGCCATCCACGCCCTCCGGGAACGGGCCACGGACCTCGTCAGCCTGCAGGAGATCCACGCCCTGGCCCGCGCCTAG
- a CDS encoding patatin-like phospholipase family protein has translation MKPLYLALSGGGAHGAAHAGVLHALDREGMPAAGIAGVSGGALVAAAWAGGADLEKLVEQASRLHPWMWVRGWGGGLLSGTKLGVLIDEFLPVPTFEGLRVPVRVLATDVDTGEPVVLREGDLRDAVRASCSFPGVFPPMVLNGRRLYDGGISEVVPVRLAREMAEETGVVVAVDVNSGTRWPAADSFVALALRAGLTLLRGRTRSELQGADLVIAPAMGDSGWMRPRKIPSFFAAGEEAVTKALPELRRLLGG, from the coding sequence ATGAAGCCTCTTTATCTCGCGCTCTCGGGCGGGGGCGCCCACGGGGCGGCCCATGCCGGAGTGCTGCACGCCCTCGACCGCGAGGGAATGCCGGCGGCGGGCATTGCCGGCGTGAGCGGGGGGGCCCTGGTGGCGGCCGCCTGGGCGGGAGGGGCCGACCTCGAGAAGCTCGTGGAGCAGGCCTCCCGGCTTCATCCCTGGATGTGGGTGCGGGGCTGGGGGGGCGGGCTGCTTTCCGGCACCAAGCTCGGGGTCTTGATCGACGAGTTCCTGCCCGTCCCCACCTTCGAGGGCCTGCGGGTGCCCGTGCGCGTTCTCGCCACCGACGTCGACACCGGCGAGCCGGTGGTGCTGCGCGAGGGCGACCTGCGCGACGCGGTGCGAGCGTCGTGCAGCTTCCCCGGCGTCTTCCCGCCCATGGTCCTGAATGGCCGCCGGCTCTACGACGGCGGCATCTCGGAGGTGGTCCCCGTCCGCCTGGCCCGGGAGATGGCGGAGGAGACGGGGGTGGTGGTGGCGGTGGACGTGAACAGCGGGACCCGCTGGCCGGCCGCCGACTCCTTCGTGGCCCTGGCCCTCCGGGCGGGCCTCACCCTCCTGCGGGGCCGGACGCGCAGCGAGCTGCAGGGCGCGGACCTCGTGATCGCCCCCGCCATGGGCGACTCGGGCTGGATGCGCCCGCGGAAGATCCCGAGCTTCTTCGCGGCGGGGGAGGAGGCCGTCACCAAGGCCCTGCCCGAGCTCAGGCGCTTGCTCGGGGGTTGA
- a CDS encoding FHA domain-containing protein gives MPKLIVNPTSSSRKEIPLPRTLLSIGRDPSNDLVLPDAMVSRRHAVIEYRANQFYLRDCNSSNGSVVNGDRVSERSLRDGDLLAIGTARLLFRDDLQIEDPGAKVVQHPSVPHLQCPSCQTAYRKGDLFCRECGVQLAQPSGPPKAVCASCGTAVALPARFCNACGSPLSTDGQRLDSTTGHQPIPEALRAEVAPSPEGAPGQPPTDPGSRVAPDKEPRGDSSPEATREPAPAAPLPGQVAAGDPLPRVPRAEAPRVSSLAPSPAASLVPLAAPARSFPPRPGPVGKPLRTAERRAGMAAGKEAAGFGPRLGAGLIDAILVTALQAVLVTPIGYYWWTRDTRASADVSFLPILVSVSLALVSALFGLAYYIYFWGIKGATPGKEFLDLRVEGEGGAFPIGMPRAALRVFGYLLSGTVLGLGFLMIAFRGHGLHDRIAGTRVVRRRRGV, from the coding sequence ATGCCGAAGCTGATCGTGAACCCAACCTCGTCCTCCCGGAAGGAGATCCCCCTTCCCCGCACCCTCCTCTCCATCGGCCGCGATCCCTCTAACGACCTGGTCCTCCCCGACGCCATGGTGTCGCGTCGCCACGCCGTCATCGAGTACCGGGCAAACCAGTTCTACCTGCGGGATTGCAACTCCTCCAACGGCTCCGTGGTCAACGGCGATCGGGTCAGCGAGCGAAGCCTCCGCGACGGCGACCTGTTGGCCATCGGCACCGCGCGGTTGCTCTTCCGCGATGACCTGCAGATCGAGGACCCCGGCGCCAAGGTGGTCCAACACCCCTCGGTGCCGCACCTGCAGTGTCCGTCCTGCCAGACCGCGTACCGCAAAGGGGACCTCTTCTGCCGCGAGTGCGGGGTCCAGCTGGCCCAGCCCAGCGGCCCCCCCAAGGCGGTCTGCGCATCCTGCGGCACCGCCGTCGCCCTTCCCGCCCGCTTCTGCAACGCCTGCGGGAGCCCCCTCTCCACGGACGGGCAGCGCCTCGATTCGACCACCGGACACCAGCCGATCCCCGAAGCCCTGCGGGCCGAGGTGGCGCCAAGCCCGGAAGGAGCGCCGGGGCAGCCTCCCACCGACCCCGGCTCCCGAGTGGCCCCGGACAAGGAGCCGCGGGGGGATTCCTCTCCGGAGGCGACCCGCGAGCCCGCCCCCGCCGCCCCCCTCCCCGGTCAGGTCGCCGCGGGGGACCCCCTGCCCCGAGTGCCGCGGGCGGAGGCGCCCCGGGTAAGCTCGCTGGCTCCCTCTCCCGCCGCTTCCCTCGTCCCCTTGGCCGCCCCCGCCCGGTCTTTCCCGCCGCGGCCCGGCCCCGTGGGGAAGCCGTTGCGCACGGCCGAGCGCCGGGCCGGAATGGCGGCGGGCAAGGAAGCGGCCGGATTCGGGCCCCGCCTGGGGGCGGGTCTCATCGATGCCATCCTGGTGACCGCGCTGCAGGCCGTCCTGGTTACTCCCATCGGCTACTACTGGTGGACCCGCGACACGCGAGCGTCGGCCGACGTGTCGTTCCTCCCCATCCTGGTCTCCGTGAGCCTCGCCCTGGTCTCCGCCCTTTTCGGCCTCGCCTACTACATCTACTTCTGGGGGATCAAAGGGGCCACGCCCGGCAAGGAGTTCTTGGACCTCCGCGTCGAGGGAGAGGGCGGGGCCTTCCCCATCGGGATGCCCCGGGCCGCGCTGCGAGTCTTCGGCTACCTGCTCTCCGGCACCGTTCTGGGGCTCGGCTTCCTGATGATCGCCTTTCGGGGACATGGCCTGCACGACCGCATCGCGGGTACCCGGGTGGTGCGCCGGCGGCGGGGGGTCTGA
- a CDS encoding alpha/beta fold hydrolase: MRRALFVIGVVTAALIGLVLRGEAPPGPTGAWLQNSGLTPRYETVEGLRVRYVRAGRGPAVVLLHGFASSIYTWKDVLPTLSEGHDVVALDLPGFGGSDLPADLSFELYPRVVRALLDRLGIARADLVGNSMGGALAVVLAATDPSRVGRLVLIDAAGFNLAARDRPFLIRVAGFRPMAALIDHLPVRRLLVGAALRQVFHDRALVTPERLEEYAAPMLRPGAPAATRSLLATLRLHPGAVAELAPRVQAPTLILWGRYDAWIPPPDADRFARAISGSRVVLLEDCGHLPQEERPAEVARLLVEFLGRSPPLAPGE; encoded by the coding sequence GTGCGTCGCGCCCTCTTCGTGATCGGGGTCGTGACGGCCGCCCTCATCGGCCTCGTGCTGCGGGGCGAAGCTCCGCCGGGGCCGACCGGGGCCTGGCTGCAGAACTCCGGCCTCACCCCGCGCTACGAGACGGTGGAGGGTTTGCGCGTCCGCTACGTGCGTGCGGGCCGGGGCCCCGCGGTCGTGCTCCTGCACGGCTTTGCCTCCTCGATCTACACCTGGAAGGATGTCCTTCCCACCCTTAGTGAGGGCCATGACGTGGTGGCCCTCGACCTGCCCGGCTTCGGCGGTTCCGACCTGCCCGCCGACCTCTCGTTCGAGTTGTACCCCCGCGTGGTCCGGGCCCTCCTCGACCGTCTGGGGATTGCCCGGGCCGACCTCGTGGGCAACAGCATGGGGGGGGCGCTGGCGGTGGTGCTCGCGGCCACCGATCCCTCGCGGGTGGGCCGCCTCGTCCTCATCGACGCCGCGGGCTTCAACCTGGCCGCGCGGGACCGGCCCTTCCTGATCCGGGTCGCGGGCTTCCGGCCGATGGCGGCGCTCATCGACCACCTCCCGGTGCGGCGGCTCCTGGTAGGGGCGGCCCTCCGCCAGGTTTTCCACGACCGCGCCCTCGTGACCCCGGAGCGGCTGGAGGAGTACGCGGCCCCCATGCTGCGGCCGGGGGCCCCCGCCGCCACCCGGTCCCTCTTAGCCACGCTTCGCCTCCATCCGGGGGCGGTGGCCGAGCTCGCCCCCCGGGTCCAGGCCCCGACCCTCATTCTGTGGGGCCGGTACGACGCCTGGATCCCACCCCCGGACGCCGATCGGTTCGCGCGGGCCATCTCCGGCTCGCGTGTGGTGCTCCTTGAGGACTGTGGGCATCTTCCCCAGGAGGAGCGTCCGGCGGAGGTAGCGCGCCTCCTGGTGGAGTTCCTGGGCCGCTCCCCTCCTCTGGCACCCGGAGAATAG
- the carA gene encoding glutamine-hydrolyzing carbamoyl-phosphate synthase small subunit: protein MEHRSATLALEDGTLFEGQSFGRAGEVTGEVVFNTALCGYQEVLTDPSYAGQIVTMTYPHIGNYGINREDVESARPQVAGFVVREVSTMASSWRASGELHRYLDEAGVVGISEIDTRALTRHLRTHGAKRGIISTLSRDGAALVERARGSRSMIGLDLAREVTCPEPYRLEAGSGPKSLPYRVVAYDFGMKRNILRSLAAGGCQVTVVPATTSARDALALKPDGIFLSNGPGDPEPCTYAVEATRVLMEKVPVFGICLGHQILGLACGGKTFKLKFGHRGANHPVKNLKSGQVEITSQNHGFAVDPSLFARPEFIQTHVNLNDGTVEGFRHRDLPVISVQYHPEASPGPHDSHYLFQEFIALMAAHRPA from the coding sequence GTGGAGCACCGATCGGCGACGCTAGCCTTGGAGGACGGCACCCTCTTCGAGGGACAGTCCTTCGGGCGCGCCGGAGAGGTCACGGGAGAGGTGGTGTTCAACACCGCCCTCTGTGGCTACCAGGAAGTCCTGACCGATCCCTCCTACGCGGGGCAGATCGTGACCATGACCTACCCCCACATCGGCAACTACGGCATCAACCGCGAGGACGTGGAGTCAGCGCGCCCCCAGGTCGCGGGTTTCGTGGTCCGGGAGGTCTCGACCATGGCCTCCTCCTGGCGGGCGTCGGGGGAGCTGCACCGCTACCTGGACGAGGCGGGGGTGGTGGGCATCAGCGAGATCGACACCCGCGCCCTCACCCGCCACCTGCGCACCCACGGGGCCAAGCGGGGCATCATCTCCACCCTCTCCCGGGACGGGGCCGCGCTCGTGGAGCGCGCGCGGGGCTCCCGCTCCATGATCGGCCTGGACCTGGCCCGGGAGGTCACCTGCCCGGAACCCTATCGATTGGAGGCGGGGTCGGGGCCGAAGAGCCTGCCTTACCGGGTGGTGGCCTACGACTTCGGCATGAAGCGGAACATCCTGCGCAGCCTGGCCGCCGGCGGCTGCCAGGTGACGGTGGTGCCGGCCACGACCTCCGCGCGGGATGCCTTGGCCCTCAAACCCGACGGCATCTTCCTCTCCAACGGCCCCGGAGACCCCGAGCCGTGCACCTACGCGGTGGAGGCGACCCGGGTCCTCATGGAGAAGGTGCCGGTGTTCGGGATTTGCCTCGGGCACCAGATCCTGGGCTTGGCCTGCGGGGGGAAGACCTTCAAGCTCAAGTTCGGCCACCGCGGGGCCAACCATCCGGTCAAGAACCTCAAGAGCGGGCAGGTCGAGATCACATCCCAGAACCACGGCTTCGCCGTGGATCCGTCCCTCTTCGCCCGACCCGAGTTCATCCAGACCCACGTGAACCTGAACGACGGCACTGTGGAGGGCTTCCGCCACCGGGACCTGCCCGTGATTTCCGTCCAGTACCATCCCGAGGCCAGCCCCGGCCCCCACGACAGCCACTACCTCTTTCAGGAGTTCATCGCGCTCATGGCGGCCCACCGGCCGGCCTGA